GCGTAGGAGACCATTCGTGGAGATTATGCCCTATCAGCTTTTACAGGAAAATCCGGACTTGACCTGCAAAAACGAGGCGAGAATATGCGCAACGAATTCACGGCTGTCGTGGAACGGGATGGAAGGTGGTTTGTGGCCTATTGTCCTGAGATTCCCGGCGCGAACGGACAGGGGAAGACTAAGGCGGAGTGTCTGAGGAGGCCTGTCGCAAGCAATTGACTTGATTTTGGAGGACAGGCGGGACGACGCTCTGCGTGGTCTGCCTGCCAACGCCATGCGGGAACTGGTGGCGGTCGGATGAAGAGGAACGAACTCTTGTGGCATCTTCGCCGCTATGGGTGTTACCTCAAACGTGAAGGTGGGAGCCATTCGCTCTGGGCGAGCCCCAACACGGGCAGGATTGAGGCTGTGCCCCGGCACACGGAAATACCGGATCGCCCTCGCCACCAAGATATGCCGATGCCTCCTGGTTCCCGATCCCAAATGAGCCGGCAGAACCACGGCGCGCATGGTAGGCTCACAAGCTCGCGAACCAGAGGCCGGGCGTTCCGCAGCGCTGTGCGCACACTGGCGCTTGGCCGCCTGATCGGCGGCCCGATTCGGCGCTTGCGTGCTGCGCCGGGAACACGGAGATAAGGATGACACAGGGAAGCAAGGGTGCTACAGTGACGCGCATGACAAAGACCAAGACCAGAAGAAATCAGGTGCGCGAAAATGCGGTGCAGACCGAGTACTACGTCGGCCCGACCGTGCGTTCTTTCGATGAGAATCGCCGGCGTTTGCGCAAGATGATTGCCTTTGGCTGGTACGGCGGCAAGTTCAGCCACCTTGACTGGCTTCTTCCCTTGCTTCCCCAGTGTCACCATTATTGCGAACCATTCGGAGGGTCTGCGGCAGTGCTAATCAACCGGCCACCTTCGCCAGTCGAGACCTACAATGATGCCGACGGAGAGGTCGTCAATTTCTTCCGCGTTC
The DNA window shown above is from Candidatus Eisenbacteria bacterium and carries:
- a CDS encoding type II toxin-antitoxin system HicB family antitoxin, with protein sequence MRNEFTAVVERDGRWFVAYCPEIPGANGQGKTKAECLRRPVASN